From Carettochelys insculpta isolate YL-2023 chromosome 3, ASM3395843v1, whole genome shotgun sequence, a single genomic window includes:
- the CNR1 gene encoding cannabinoid receptor 1, with product MKSILDGLADTTFRTITTDLLYMGSNDIQGDPFQEKMTAGDDPLLSIIPSDQLNITEFYNKSLSTFKGSEENIQCGENFMDMECFMILNPTQQLAIAVLSLTLGTFTVLENLLVLCVILHSRSLRCRPSYHFIGSLAVADLLGSVIFVYSFVDFHVFHRKDSPNVFLFKLGGVTASFTASVGSLFLTAIDRYISIHRPLAYKRIVTRPKAVVAFCVMWTIAIVIAVLPLLGWNCKKLNSVCSDIFPLIDETYLMFWIGVTSVLLLFIVYAYMYILWKAHSHAVRMIQRGTQKSIIIHTTEEGKVHITRPDQTRMDIRLAKTLVLILVVLIICWGPLLAIMVYDVFGKMNKLIKTVFAFCSMLCLLNSTVNPIIYALRSKDLRHAFRSMFPSCEGTTQPLDNSMESDCQHKHANNAGNVHRAAESCIKSTVKIAKVTMSVSTDTTAEAL from the exons ATGAAGTCGATCCTAGATGGCCTCGCAGACACAACATTCCGAACAATTACGACAGATCTTCTTTACATGGGTTCCAACGATATCCA GGGTGATCCTTTCCAGGAAAAAATGACTGCAGGAGATGATCCCCTATTGAGTATCATTCCATCGGATCAACTCAATATTACAGAATTTTACAACAAGTCTCTATCCACTTTCAAGGGTAGTGAAGAGAATATACAATGTGGGGAGAACTTCATGGATATGGAGTGCTTTATGATTCTAAACCCCACGCAGCAGCTGGCCATTGCAGTGTTGTCCCTTACCCTGGGCACCTTCACAGTTCTGGAGAACCTTCTTGTGCTGTGTGTTATTCTGCATTCTCGAAGCCTCCGGTGCAGGCCCTCCTACCATTTCATTGGCAGcttggcagtggctgacctcctgGGCAGTGTAATCTTCGTCTACAGTTTTGTTGATTTCCATGTTTTCCATCGAAAAGACAGTCCTAACGTATTTTTGTTCAAGTTGGGTGGAGTTACAGCCTCGTTCACTGCCTCAGTAGGCAGCCTTTTCCTTACTGCAATAGACAGGTACATATCTATACACAGGCCACTAGCTTACAAAAGGATTGTTACCAGACCAAAGGCTGTTGTCGCATTCTGTGTGATGTGGACCATAGCTATCGTAATAGCTGTTCTTCCTCTGCTCGGCTGGAACTGCAAAAAACTCAATTCTGTTTGTTCAGACATCTTCCCCCTTATTGATGAGACCTATCTAATGTTCTGGATTGGGGTCACCAGTGTACTCTTACTGTTTATTGTGTATGCCTATATGTACATATTGTGGAAGGCTCATAGTCATGCTGTTAGAATGATTCAGCGTGGCACTCAAAAAAGCATAATAATTCATACCACAGAGGAAGGTAAAGTTCATATTACTAGACCTGACCAAACTCGTATGGACATTAGGTTAGCCAAAACCTTGGTCCTTATTCTGGTGGTTTTAATCATATGCTGGGGCCCTCTACTTGCGATTATGGTATATGATGTCTTTGGGAAAATGAACAAGCTCATCAAGACTGTCTTTGCATTCTGTAGCATGCTGTGTTTGCTGAATTCAACAGTGAATCCCATCATCTATGCTCTACGAAGCAAGGACTTGAGACATGCTTTCCGGAGCATGTTTCCAAGCTGTGAAGGGACTACGCAGCCTCTTGATAACAGTATGGAGTCTGACTGCCAGCACAAACATGCTAATAATGCAGGTAATGTTCACAGGGCAGCTGAAAGCTGTATTAAGAGCACAGTTAAGATCGCCAAAGTGACCATGTCTGTCTCCACAGACACAACTGCAGAGGCATTGTAA